One Myotis daubentonii chromosome 12, mMyoDau2.1, whole genome shotgun sequence genomic region harbors:
- the LOC132213248 gene encoding ferritin light chain-like, with translation MSSQIHQNYSTEVEAAVNRLANLHLQASYTYLSLGYYFDRDDVALEGVGHFFLELAEKKREGAEHLFKLQNKRGGRILFPDVKKPSQDVWGKTQNAMEAALALEKNLNQALLELHALGSTCADPHLCDFLENHFLDEEVKLIKKMGDHLTDIRRLAAPQAGLGEYLFERLTLMHD, from the coding sequence atgagctcccaaattcatcagaattattccaccgaagtggaggctgcggtcaatcgcctggccaacctgcatctgcAGGCCTcctacacctacctctctctgggctacTATTTCGACCGTGATGATGTGGCTCTGGAGGGTGTGGGCCACTTCTTCCTCGAGTTGGCAGAGAAGAAGCGCGAGGGCGCTGAGCATCTCTTTAAGTTGCAAAACAAGCGTGGCGGCCGCATTCTCTTCCCGGATGTGAAGAAACCTTCCCAAGATGTCTGGGGCAAAACTCAGAAtgccatggaagccgccctggccttagagaagaacctgaaccaggcccttttggagctgcatgCCCTGGGTTCTACCTGTGCAGACCCTCATCTCTgcgacttcctggagaaccacttcctggatgaggaggtgaaactgatcaagaagatgggcgaccACCTGACTGACATCCGCAGGCTGGCtgccccccaggctgggctgggcgagtatctcttcgaaaggctcaccctcatgcacgactag